One Phaseolus vulgaris cultivar G19833 chromosome 11, P. vulgaris v2.0, whole genome shotgun sequence genomic window carries:
- the LOC137833724 gene encoding protein MAIN-LIKE 1-like, translated as MVRTRGGESSNLDRVRPTASIRRKRGGLSTSIPNEEFEDYIEQEEVEVDDEGYPGGSLDKSLLVNYEHHVTKQLWDGLDRGELKVVSHGRKINKLGAPHERIEAVVELSGLGGLLHASYESLDRGLLCAFVERWHAETNSFHLPVGEMTITLDDVSNLLHLPIVGQFYTHETLDSDSATDLLVEALRVDRALASEETRHCRGAHVHLSWLREVYQDACSRRQWTVAARAYLLHLVGCTIFADKSATSVSVFYLEFFVDLRLTGGYSWAAAALTHMYEQLGDCSYANTKQLAGYATLLQGWIYEHFPSIGMRCMQALYSEDQPRCRLYDAGKGTSIVVVRSQLDTLTPASIRFCPYNEHREERPFEWISLFCVYLRLENWTQLHMPERVLR; from the exons ATGGTGCGGACTAGAGGTGGAGAAAGTTCTAATTTGGATCGTGTGCGTCCAACTGCATCGATTAGAAGAAAACGGGGTGGGCTTAGTACTTCAATTCCAAATGAAGAGTTTGAAGATTATATTGAACAAGAAGAAGTTGAAGTTGATGATGAAGGCTATCCAGGAGGGTCATTGGATAAGTCCTTACTTGTTAATTATGAACATCACGTAACCAAACAGTTGTGGGATGGTTTG GATCGTGGTGAGCTGAAGGTCGTTTCACATGGGAGGAAGATAAATAAGTTAGGAGCACCTCATGAGCGCATAGAAGCTGTTGTAGAATTGTCTGGCTTAGGTGGCCTGCTTCATGCTAGTTATGAGAGTCTAGACCGAGGACTGCTGTGTGCTTTTGTAGAGAGGTGGCATGCAGAGACAAACAGTTTTCATTTACCGGTTGGGGAGATGACCATCACTCTTGATGATGTGTCAAATTTGTTACATTTACCCATTGTCGGTCAGTTTTACACGCATGAAACCTTAGATTCTGATTCGGCGACTGATTTGTTGGTAGAAGCCCTCCGTGTTGACCGTGCACTTGCATCTGAAGAAACAAGACACTGCCGGGGAGCTCATGTGCACCTGAGCTGGTTAAGAGAAGTGTATCAAGATGCATGCTCAAGGAGGCAGTGGACTGTGGCTGCCAGAGCATACTTACTTCACCTTGTCGGTTGCACTATTTTTGCGGACAAGAGTGCTACATCAGTAAGTGTGTTTTATCTTGAATTTTTTGTTGATTTGAGGCTTACCGGAGGATATTCTTGGGCAGCAGCTGCCCTAACTCACATGTATGAGCAGCTAGGAGATTGTAGTTATGCAAACACAAAGCAACTAGCTGGTTATGCAACATTGTTGCAGGGGTGGATTTATGAGCATTTCCCGTCTATAGGGATGAGATGTATGCAAGCATTGTATTCTGAAGATCAACCTCGGTGCAGGCTGTATGATGCTGGAAAAGGTACTTCAATTGTTGTTGTTCGATCACAGTTGGATACATTGACACCAGCTTCCATTCGGTTTTGTCCATACAACGAGCACAGGGAAGAACGTCCATTCGAGTGGATTTCCTTATTCTGTGTTTATTTGAGGCTTGAAAATTGGACACAACTGCACATGCCAGAACGTGTTCTGCGTTAG
- the LOC137833741 gene encoding uncharacterized protein, translating into MDTEFDMTQKEYDIFGFECLNGGVREREQRSAVRGFNKYNALDNEHMAHECSEAFSTNEVFRDRDELLDWARSVGYKETMVGHPYAGRLSIEEKVMVEDMSKTAVKPRNILLTMKERNEKNVTTIKQVYNACNHCSPKITTRSQNRNATSNVVTRARQQHKKENNFFWALDRLKGLFLRVDSCPRVVVCDRDVALMNAIRMVFPEAYNLLCRFHIDKNVKAKCKMLVHPREAWDQVMEVWGSVVDCDIVEAFEDRVNAFRVVCSPWPIFVDYVMDTWLRPHKEKFVKAWIDKVTAYKKLLGFVSKYALNVISEELDRVKSVGFDKSRCGCSLTCTHGLPCACQLASFGVGSIPLKSIHVMWTRLSFEDIATEQSSTELSIDKEFEVIAKRFKELDVAGKVNIKSKLQDIAFPEKTSIYAPDHKVKTKGAVKMSRPTKFMRKRIPSYFEHVDFLHSQHDSCASKKSNEESLPEIVPAKYIPFLDQFPVGYHPYIVDVVDVKADGHCGYRAVAAQLGMGEESWAVVRMNLLKELSEWRQEYVQLFGGDDRYEYLKKSLLVEHMSMAVTDKWMTIPNMGYVIANRYNVILVSLSMLQSLSIFPLRTQAPSNFRQHRIIAIGHVHRNHFVQVKLKDGCPIPPTDILWASHRYLAAQTWSTYYTSRIQVYTQLMSIRRYL; encoded by the exons ATGGATACTGAATTTGATATGACACAGAAAGAATATGACATTTTTGGATTTGAGTGTCTGAATGGAGGTGTGAGAGAGAGGGAGCAGAGAAGTGCAGTCAGAGGGT TCAACAAGTATAACGCATTAGATAATGAACACATGGCACATGAATGTAGTGAGGCATTTTCTACAAATGAG GTATTTCGTGATCGAGATGAGCTGTTAGATTGGGCGAGAAGTGTTGGCTACAAGG AGACAATGGTGGGTCATCCCTATGCTGGAAGGTTAAGTATAGAGGAAAAGGTTATGGTTGAGGATATGAGTAAAACTGCGGTGAAGCcaagaaatattttactaaccatgaaagagagaaatgagaagaatgTGACAACGATTAAGCAGGTTTATAATGCATGCAATCACTGTTCACCGAAGATCACAACGAGGTCACAGAACAGAAATGCAACAAGTAATGTTGTTACTAGAGCGAGACAG cagcacaaaaaggaaaataattttttttgggcCCTTGACAGACTTAAAGGGTTGTTTTTAAGAGTTGATTCATGCCCTAGGGTGGTGGTATGTGATAGAGATGTTGCCTTAATGAATGCAATTAGAATGGTGTTTCCTGAAGCTTATAATTTGCTATGTCGGtttcacattgataaaaatgtgaaagcaaaatgtaaaatgttggtGCATCCAAGAGAGGCATGGGATCAAGTAATGGAAGTGTGGGGATCTGTAGTGGATTGTGATATTGTTGAGGCCTTTGAAGATCGTGTCAATGCTTTTCGAGTTGTCTGTTCTCCATGGCCTATATTTGTTGATTATGTGATGGATACATGGTTGCGTCcacataaagaaaaatttgtcaaGGCATGGATAGATAAG GTTACAGCTTACAAAAAATTGTTAGGTTTTGTGTCTAAATATGCTTTGAACGTTATTTCAGAAGAACTTGATAGGGTTAAATCAGTGGGGTTTGATAAAAGTAGGTGTGGATGTAGTCTTACATGTACTCATGGTCTTCCTTGTGCGTGTCAATTGGCTTCATTTGGTGTTGGTAGCATACCACTTAAATCAATACATGTGATGTGGACTCGTTTAAGTTTTGAAGACATTGCTACTGAACAATCTTCAACTGAGTTGTCAATTGATAAAGAGTTTGAGGTCATCGCGAAGCGGTTTAAAGAGTTGGATGTTGCAGGTAAGGTTAACATCAAAAGCAAATTGCAGGATATTGCCTTTCCAGAGAAAACATCTATTTACGCACCAGATCATAAGGTGAAAACAAAAGGTGCTGTAAAGATGTCTCGTCCTACCAAATTCATGAGAAAGCGAATCCCTTCTTATTTTGAACATGTGGATTTCTTACACTCACAACATGATAGTTGTGCAAGCAAAAAATCTAATGAAGAAAGCTTACCAGAAATTGTACCAGCAAAATATATTCCTTTCCTTGATCAGTTCCCTGTAGGGTATCATCCATATATTGTTGATGTTGTTGACGTTAAGGCTGATGGCCATTGTGGCTACCGTGCTGTTGCTGCCCAATTGGGAATGGGAGAGGAGTCATGGGCTGTTGTTCGAatgaatttgttaaaagaacTAAGTGAATGGAGACAAGAATATGTTCAACTCTTTGGTGGTGATGATAGATATGAATACTTGAAGAAGTCACTTCTAGTGGAACACATGTCTATG GCAGTAACAGATAAGTGGATGACAATTCCAAACATGGGATATGTTATTGCAAATCGGTATAATGTCATTCTTGTTTCTTTGTCCATGTTACAATCATTGAGTATTTTTCCTTTAAGAACCCAAGCACCAAGTAACTTCCGTCAACACCGAATCATTGCAATTGGACATGTCCACAGAAATCATTTTGTCCAG GTCAAGCTCAAAGATGGTTGTCCAATTCCACCTACGGATATATTGTGGGCATCACATCGTTATCTGGCGGCCCAAACTTGGTCAACATACTACACTAGCCGAATACAAGTTTATACCCAACTAATGTCCATTAGACGATATTTGTAA